DNA from Synechococcus elongatus PCC 6301:
CGCCACGCATGGTGGGTAAATCAGAGTCGCTGCCCATGATGATGCCAACGGCAGGCTGGGTGAGCGCAGAGGGTGCAGCAGGAACAGGAGAAGACATGGTCACTGACGTAAGATTGGGGCGATCGGCCTGAGTTGCTGGGTCGGCCGTTACATGCAGACCGATGATGACCGCTGCTCCTACCCTGCTGACGAATATTCGCATTCCGGGCTGTGCAGAGGTTCAGCGTCTCTGGCTTGATGCTGCCGGTATTGTGCAGTCGATTGAGCCGATGTCGCAAACCTTCGATCGCCTGCCGCCTCCCCAACTGCGAATGATTGACCTGCAGGGCGACTGGCTCTCTCTGGGCGGCATTGACCTGCAAATCAATGGGGCACTGGGGCTGGCCTTTCCTGAAGTGCAAGCCAGCGATCGCAATCGCCTCTTAGCCATTTGCCGCCGGCTCTGGGAACAGGGTGTTGATGCTTTTACCCCAACCTTAGTCACCAGCTCGATCGCACAGTTTCGGCAGGCCATTGAGGCAATCGCGGACTTCGTGGCGCAGCCCTTGCCACCCCGCCACGCCAAAATTTTGGGACTCCATCTGGAAGGGCCTTGCCTTGCAGAATCTAAGCGCGGCGCTCACCCACAGGAGCATTTGCAACCGCTGACGGTCGAAGTTCTATCGGAGATCTGTGGCGATCACTTGGCGCAAATTCGGATTGTCACCCTCGCACCGGAGTTGGATCCCACAGGGGAAGCGATCGCTTGGCTGCGTCAGCAGGGTGTGATTGTCAGCTTGGGGCATTCCCAAGCCACAGCAGAGCAGGCCCAAGTCGCTTTTCAGCAGGGCGCAACCATGGTAACCCACGCCTTTAATGCCATGCCGCCCTTGCATCATCGTCAGCCCGGGCTGTTGGGCGCAGCATTGACTACGGACACCGTGTTTGCGGGATTGATTGCGGATGGTCAGCACATCGATCCAATTATGCTGAAATTGTTGCTGCGAGCCGGTGAGGGCGATCGCCGATTGTTTCTGGTCAGCGATGCCTTAGCTCCCTTGGGCTTACCCGACGGTCAGTATCCCTGGGACGAACGACAAATCACAGTCACCGCCGGCACTTGTCGACTCGAAGATGGCACCCTCGCCGGCACCACCCTGCCGCTACTGGCAGGGGTTCAAAATTTGGTGCGCTGGCAGGTCTGTGAACCGGAAACCGCGATCATGCTGGCGACCCTAGCACCTCTGCGGGCCTTGGGGGTGGATTGGTCGGATCCGCGTCTTCTCTATTTGTCCCGTCCCGTCTGTCAGCTGCTGCGCTGGCACCAGTCCGACACGGGAGAACTGACTTGGCAGAGGCTCTGCGAAAACGACGAATTACCGACTCCTACGTCGATCTAGGTCAGTCGGAATATTAGAATCGTCTGCGAAGATGCCGCCCTTGCCATGACAGCCCTCGACGACAAAACTATCGTTCGTGACTATTTCAACGCCACGGGCTTCGATCGCTGGAGCCGGATCTATGGCGATGGCGAGGTCAATTTCGTCCAGAAGAACATCCGCATTGGTCACCAGCGCACCGTCGACACCGTGCTGAGTTGGCTGGAAGCCGATGGCAATCTGAGCGATCGCAGCTTTTGTGATGCCGGCTGCGGTGTCGGCAGCCTCAGCTTACCCCTAGCACAGCGGGGGGCACAGGCCGTTTATGCCAGCGACATCTCCGCCAAGATGGTGGAAGAGGCTCGCGAGCGGGCCAGTCAGATCCCCAATTTGAACAACATTCAGCTCGAAGTTTCGGACCTTGCTTCTCTGAGCGGTCGCTACGACACCGTCATCTGTTTGGATGTGTTGATTCACTATCCAGAATCCGACGCGGCGGCCATGTTGAGCCATCTTTGCAGCTTAGCTGAGCAACGGGTTTTGGTGAGCTTCGCGCCCAAATCCCCTGTCTTGAATGTGCTCAAGCGCATTGGACAGTTCTTCCCGGGGGCCAGCAAAACGACCCGCGCATATCAGCACAGTGAAACCGCGATCGCAGCAGCCTTAGCGGCGAATGGCTTCCAAGTGCAACGTCGGGCCTTCAACAAAGCACCCTTCTATTTCTCACTTCTGCTCGAAGCTGTCCGAACTGCCTAATCAATTGTTGTTCGAGAGGTATCGCAGATTGAAGACTGAACTGGCATTTGCATTAATCAGCTGCAATCACCTCTCAGATTGACTAGACACTCAAGCATACTGAAGGTTTCAAACATCAGTAACAAGCAATAATTTTGAATTTCACAGCAACCTCAGGCGGTAGCATTGCTGCAATTAAATGGCATCTTTCGCCATACCATTCTCTACAGTTTAAGGATGTATTGTTAAATCTTTTTCTTGAGTATCGTGTATCTTCTGCATGGAATCGAATTAACTGATCAGCGATGCAAGCTGCTTCTTCTAAGAAGTAATTTTCTTGGCGTTCTTTCCGTTGTTGCTGCTTGAATATGGAAGGCCGATTATGAGGTGATTTAGGCCAAGAATTAAGTTTTTCCTTCAAGTTTTCTACTTCCCTGAGATGGCAATTAATTTTTTTGTTATCTTGGGCACGAAATAATAGGACTTGAGGATTAGGACAAGCAGTAACGGTTAAATGTGACTGCCCCCCTAAAATAGAGTATCTAGAAGAACTTTTCTTCCCCTGTTCTTTCCTAGAATCGGAGCCCGAGAGAAGAGGTGAACTACGTGGAGTAGGTAAAGTTGATCGTACCGGCAAAGACATCGAGATCAACTGCAGCTTGGCGGTTTTCTGGGGTATCTGCAGCACCACCAAGGAACCATAAAACATCTGCAGAGATACTGTAGTAGTCTTGGGTTCGTTGATAGATATCTGCAGCTTCAATTTTGGCAAGTTGACATTCACCAATAATTCGATAGCCCGTCGAGAAAACGACTGCAACATCTGCAATTCGACCATTCTTTCCAGCTTCTGAAATTGGATGTTCAATTTCAATAAACGCTTCTTGGGCATCAATCATCCCCTTATAAACTTCTTGAAAGTACTTACTGATTTCCAACTTTCCTTGCAAGTGCTCTGGAGATTCCGGATGATGTTCCATTACTGTGGTGCAAGGATGAGTATGAACAAAGTGCAATGAGGTATTTTGTCTCTTTCTGGGAAACATTAATGTTTGACAGAAAGGACAAAAAAGTCTTCCTTTGGGAAAATTTTTTCTGATTTCAAGGACTGACTTAAAATCTGTCGCAAGGACTATGCTACCCTGTTGATCTTTTGCTTTGAAAGGCATGATCAAATCTATTCCTTTATTGATACTTCTCGTTTAGAGAGTCAGTATAGTCTTCTTGTAAATCCTGATCACTAGAAGTTGTTCCATGGCTTTTATCAATCCCCCCTAGTCCAGTCAACGTACCAAGAGTAATAGCCTATTTACGAGTTGGGGTCTGTTTTTGCTAAAGAAACACTGCAAAGTGCAGGATTTCATTGATCTCCTCTTCAGGTATTGTCTGGATCAGCTGATAGAGCTTTTCAGTAGCAGTCATAGATTGCAGCGCATAAGAGATCTATATTCTGAGCAATCTCGACGGATCAAGCGATTGAGCTATCGGCGGCGATGCTTGGGGGGATCGTGGCGATCGTAGAAATCGGGTGGATGGCGGCGTACCCATTTCAGAAAACGCTGGATTTCGGGATGCGATCGCAGGCGATCGGGTGTGTTGTAGAACAGCGCTAGCTCCTGTTCAGTGAACAGGGAATGGATTTTACGGTGACAAATTTGATGGATGTACTGCCATTCCTTGCCACCATGACTTCGAGGCAAAAAGTGATGGCGATCGACAAACCGATCCTTCCAGAGGGGCCGATCGCAGAGCGGACAAGGACCTAAATCTTGAGGCGCTGCGGACATGGAGCGATCGCGGTTTAGCTGTCGTAGGGATTACTGGGTGGGCTGATCGGTTGGACTTGCCGGGCCGCAATCACGACTTGCTTTTTGCCCGCTACAGTCTCCGCTTGCATCACGCCCTGCACCGACAACCATTGATCGACGGGATAGGACTGGCGATCGCCTGCGGGAAGCCGCACAGGAAGTCCCAAGGGATAGGCATCGGCGGCACAACAAGTCAGGGTAAAGCGAGCAACCAAAAGATAGTTACTCGGCAGTTCAGGTGGATGCATGGCAAAGCCAGTCACGTTCACCCGCTGGCCGACATAGGCCGACGGCTCTGGATAGACATTGAGGGTGCGCACCCAGTCGGTAATTGTCCGTTCCTCCGGCCGCTGGCTGCTGCGAAACGCCTGCGGTCGACTGCGGCTATAGCCCGTTAAGTCTGCGAGGTCGCGATCGCGTGCCAGATCATTGGCAAACACCCGCGGCGGAATGATAAAGCCGGCGACCGCCACCAGCAACAGCAGACCAATACTCAGCCGACGGGGCAACAGGGCCGAATGGGACGCCTGCGGGAAAGGGCGCTGGGATTTCAGTTGCCAGCCCCGCGCGATCGCCATCCCCAAAAATGCGATCGCTGTAAACACTGTCAGAGCTTGGTAGGCCGGGTGAATTAAAAGATTGAGGTCGCCCCGCAGCCAATAGAGCAGCAGCAGTCCCCCCCAAGCCGCCAGGCTCAGGCAGTCTAGCCAAGGCAAGAGCGCAACAGAAGTCAGACGCCGAAGAACCATGAAAACCGTGTCAATTCAAGTAAAAGTTGACTGCGAGGCAGAGCAAAAAGGTCATCACCGTCGTAAGTCCAAAGAGATAGATCACTGCCCTCGGGCGAAACACCGTCAGCAGCATACCAATGCCCTTGAGGTCGACCATTGGACCCAGCACGAGAAAGGCTAAAAGCGCACCACTCGTAAAGACGCTTGCGAAAGCAAGGGCAAAAAAAGCATCTACCGTCGAGCAGATCGAAACCACCGTTCCCAGCACCAGCATGGCGATCACCGAAGTGACAGGGCCTTGCCCGAGGCTCAGGATTAACTCGCGGGGTGCAAAGGTCTGAATCAGGGCAGCAACGGCACTCCCCAAAATCAGAACGCCCCCTAGATCACGCAGTTCCTGCAGCGTGTTGTCCAAGGCGAGGCTTAGCTTTGGCCACAAGCCAGCCGGAACCGCTAGTTCACTGACGATCGCACTTTCCAACGCGATCGAGGCCGCAGGCTGACTGCCCTGCCCCAAAAAGAAGGTACCGCGCTGGAGCAAGGCCGGTTGGTCATTAGTGGGACGCGGACAAGTCAACTCCAATAAGTCTGCGGTGCGGCGCTGCAGAATGGGACGCAAATCCTTTTGGGCACTGAACACCCAACCCACCAACGTGGCAATAATCATCGTGAACAAAACCCGCAACACCACAATTTCGGGCTGATCGCGAAAGGCCACCCACGTTGACCAAATCACAATCGGGTTAATCACCGGTGCTGCGAGCAAAAAACCCATCGCGACCGCCGGCGGAGCTCCTTGAAGAATGAGGCGGCGAGTCACAGGGACATTGCCACACTCACAAGCCGGAAAGAGGAATCCGACAAGACTGCCCGCTAAAGCCCCCCCCAAAGGATTCTTAGGCAAAATCCGCAGCAGGGCTTTCTCGTTGGTAAAACAGAGCAGCAAACTTGAGAGAAAGACCCCCAGCAACAAAAACGGTAAAGCCTCTACCAACAAACTCAGGAACAGGGTAAAGGCGTTGTAGAAACGGGTCATCGCAAGCGGGGGGGCAGGCTGCCGCCATTCTATCGGCTCCCCTTGCTTTGCTACGATTTGGGGTGTTTGTTTGGGGCTGTAGCTCAGCTGGATAGAGCAAGCGCCTCCTAAGCGCTAGGCCGCGCGTTCAAATCGCGCCAGTCCCGTTCGATCGGTGCCTGCCGAGGGCGATCGCTAAGCGATCGCCCCAGTCCTTGATCAATGAGACGCCCCCTACTAGGTTAACGAGGGCAGAAACACCGAGAGATCCTCTGAATCCACTGCAGTCCAGCGATGACTCAAGCGATCGCCGTGGAGTGTATTTAAAGGATCCGTGGCGGCATTGTGAATCAGCACTTTCTTGATGAAGGATGCTTCATCCATCACTTTGTTTGTTGCTTGCCGCCAACGTTGGAAGGCGATCTGGGCATACCAAATCCGCCCATCGATCGGAGCCAGTGTCCCAATCGAAAAGCCTTGACGGATCACGGGTCGCAGGCATGGCAAATACTGTTGAATCGCAGCAGTCATGGAAGCGCCCGCCTGCTGCTTGAGGACGTCTAAGTGGACTTGGGGGCTATGCCAAGGCGCGAGGGCAATCAAATCCGTCAGAATTTTGACATGGGCTTGGGCAATCAGCTGCGGATCGGCAAGCGGTCTGATTTTGTAGGTTTTGATCTGGGGATCGTCCCCCTGACGCATCCCATGAATCAGCAAGCAGCCATCGTCACTGGCTTGGAATCGAGCATCCCGCAGCACTTCCAGAAAAGGACGTCGCCCCGTTAGAACCACGATCGCGATCGCGGCATCGTAGGTCAGCTGAATCCTCGGCACCATTGTCATCACTGGGTTCAAGGCCTGCGGATCAGGACTGCTAGCCTCTGTCAGAGGAGGAATGCGCAGTGAAGCCACCGTCTGGCGATGCGATTGCTGGCCTAGGTACTCCTTCAGGGTAGAAACCGCTTTGGCCACCAGAAACTGACAAACAGAGGGCGGCACTGGAATGCGGGGTTGAGGTTCTTCGAGAGGCCCTAGCTCCTGAGTCGGCAGAGAGCTCGCCCGAACAACGTCCCGCGCTGTCCCCAAAGACTGGACATAGGTGGTCAGCCAAGTGCAGGGTTCATCGGTAATGGGAATGCGATTGACATTCGAGTGCGGGGTCAGCTGTTCCCAATAGCTCGAACGATTGAGTTCAGGGCTGCTGGGGAACCAAATCCAGCCTCGGGCCGCTAGTTCCTGTCTGACTTGATTGCGGAGCGTGCTCTGGTAGCGAGTTAGTGTGATGTCATCAACACTGTTGTCAACCCAGCTTTTGACGATGCTTGCGCAGTATTGACAGGCTCGTTTCTTGGCGCCGGCATCGCTTTTATTCCAGTATTCTCCCCAGGCATCACAAATAGTATTGACAATAGTCTTAAACTGATTTTCAAGCTGCTGATCATTCATAGTTCAAGCAATTAAAGTAATCTGAATTCAGAGAATTTGAAATAGAGTATATTCGCTATTAGATGACTTGCAGGCACAGTCAGTACCTATGCAACAAAAATCAATCTCAGTGAGAAGCCGGTCTTATATTTAGCCAACGATCAAAATTTATGTGCTGTGAACAGCTGATTGATCTCTCATCAGCGCCTGCCGCTAGGGCCGTCATCGACTCCACTCAGAACCCTCTGTGCTGATCACCCCGGCTATCACTGCATTCGAGCTTTAGGCCAAGCCATTGGAAGGTCGCCCAAAGTCAACTGTGGCGCTACTTGAATTGGGCTCCATGACTTATCAGCGCCGACAGTCGACATCTCTAGTCAAATGGCTTCGGGGCAGGTGATGCTGCCTCAAGCCAAGTCTAGAAGGGCGTAGCGACCAAACATTGCGGCCGGCACTTGAACTCGCCAAGCCCAGAGCTGATCGCCAAAGGAAAAATGCCACCATTCGTTGGGATGGCGCACAAAGCCAGCAGCAGTCATCACCTGATTCAGTAAGTCGCGGTTTTGATGGGCGACAGGCGATCGCCCTAGGAAGTAGTCGGGATAAGAGCGATCGCTGGGCTCATCGATGGGAGAACCCATATCCAGCAGCTGACCGCTGGCATCGACGATTGTGAGATCAACGGCTGCGCCGGTGCTGTGGGGCGGCGGTTGCTTCGGATCCTCATTCGGTACCGCCCAAAAGGTGTAGACCTGCTCATTCACAACCCCTAAGGTGGATGGATCAACGTCTTCCTCGGTCAAGCCTTGATCCGCAAGCAGTTGCTGGCGTGTGTAGTCGACCATAAATTGCTGCACACTCAGCGGTCGATAGGCATCAAAAATTTGGAGCCGATAGCCAGGCTTGAGCAGGGTCAGCTGGGCTTGAGCCCGCAATAAGCGACCAAGA
Protein-coding regions in this window:
- a CDS encoding M15 family metallopeptidase → MSPKPWLKIAIEENREPLLPIPGDRFALIDPHPYSALGANYAERSPFWLRASVLGRLLRAQAQLTLLKPGYRLQIFDAYRPLSVQQFMVDYTRQQLLADQGLTEEDVDPSTLGVVNEQVYTFWAVPNEDPKQPPPHSTGAAVDLTIVDASGQLLDMGSPIDEPSDRSYPDYFLGRSPVAHQNRDLLNQVMTAAGFVRHPNEWWHFSFGDQLWAWRVQVPAAMFGRYALLDLA
- a CDS encoding TIGR03943 family putative permease subunit, which produces MVLRRLTSVALLPWLDCLSLAAWGGLLLLYWLRGDLNLLIHPAYQALTVFTAIAFLGMAIARGWQLKSQRPFPQASHSALLPRRLSIGLLLLVAVAGFIIPPRVFANDLARDRDLADLTGYSRSRPQAFRSSQRPEERTITDWVRTLNVYPEPSAYVGQRVNVTGFAMHPPELPSNYLLVARFTLTCCAADAYPLGLPVRLPAGDRQSYPVDQWLSVQGVMQAETVAGKKQVVIAARQVQPISPPSNPYDS
- a CDS encoding DUF2281 domain-containing protein, whose product is MTATEKLYQLIQTIPEEEINEILHFAVFL
- a CDS encoding competence protein CoiA — encoded protein: MPFKAKDQQGSIVLATDFKSVLEIRKNFPKGRLFCPFCQTLMFPRKRQNTSLHFVHTHPCTTVMEHHPESPEHLQGKLEISKYFQEVYKGMIDAQEAFIEIEHPISEAGKNGRIADVAVVFSTGYRIIGECQLAKIEAADIYQRTQDYYSISADVLWFLGGAADTPENRQAAVDLDVFAGTINFTYST
- the bchM gene encoding magnesium protoporphyrin IX methyltransferase — encoded protein: MTALDDKTIVRDYFNATGFDRWSRIYGDGEVNFVQKNIRIGHQRTVDTVLSWLEADGNLSDRSFCDAGCGVGSLSLPLAQRGAQAVYASDISAKMVEEARERASQIPNLNNIQLEVSDLASLSGRYDTVICLDVLIHYPESDAAAMLSHLCSLAEQRVLVSFAPKSPVLNVLKRIGQFFPGASKTTRAYQHSETAIAAALAANGFQVQRRAFNKAPFYFSLLLEAVRTA
- a CDS encoding permease, which codes for MTRFYNAFTLFLSLLVEALPFLLLGVFLSSLLLCFTNEKALLRILPKNPLGGALAGSLVGFLFPACECGNVPVTRRLILQGAPPAVAMGFLLAAPVINPIVIWSTWVAFRDQPEIVVLRVLFTMIIATLVGWVFSAQKDLRPILQRRTADLLELTCPRPTNDQPALLQRGTFFLGQGSQPAASIALESAIVSELAVPAGLWPKLSLALDNTLQELRDLGGVLILGSAVAALIQTFAPRELILSLGQGPVTSVIAMLVLGTVVSICSTVDAFFALAFASVFTSGALLAFLVLGPMVDLKGIGMLLTVFRPRAVIYLFGLTTVMTFLLCLAVNFYLN
- the nagA gene encoding N-acetylglucosamine-6-phosphate deacetylase encodes the protein MMTAAPTLLTNIRIPGCAEVQRLWLDAAGIVQSIEPMSQTFDRLPPPQLRMIDLQGDWLSLGGIDLQINGALGLAFPEVQASDRNRLLAICRRLWEQGVDAFTPTLVTSSIAQFRQAIEAIADFVAQPLPPRHAKILGLHLEGPCLAESKRGAHPQEHLQPLTVEVLSEICGDHLAQIRIVTLAPELDPTGEAIAWLRQQGVIVSLGHSQATAEQAQVAFQQGATMVTHAFNAMPPLHHRQPGLLGAALTTDTVFAGLIADGQHIDPIMLKLLLRAGEGDRRLFLVSDALAPLGLPDGQYPWDERQITVTAGTCRLEDGTLAGTTLPLLAGVQNLVRWQVCEPETAIMLATLAPLRALGVDWSDPRLLYLSRPVCQLLRWHQSDTGELTWQRLCENDELPTPTSI
- a CDS encoding protelomerase family protein; protein product: MNDQQLENQFKTIVNTICDAWGEYWNKSDAGAKKRACQYCASIVKSWVDNSVDDITLTRYQSTLRNQVRQELAARGWIWFPSSPELNRSSYWEQLTPHSNVNRIPITDEPCTWLTTYVQSLGTARDVVRASSLPTQELGPLEEPQPRIPVPPSVCQFLVAKAVSTLKEYLGQQSHRQTVASLRIPPLTEASSPDPQALNPVMTMVPRIQLTYDAAIAIVVLTGRRPFLEVLRDARFQASDDGCLLIHGMRQGDDPQIKTYKIRPLADPQLIAQAHVKILTDLIALAPWHSPQVHLDVLKQQAGASMTAAIQQYLPCLRPVIRQGFSIGTLAPIDGRIWYAQIAFQRWRQATNKVMDEASFIKKVLIHNAATDPLNTLHGDRLSHRWTAVDSEDLSVFLPSLT